A section of the Planctomycetaceae bacterium genome encodes:
- a CDS encoding APC family permease codes for MNNRNLVKDIFVGKAKDLYDKKVFHNISLIALLAWVGLGADGLSSSCYGPEESFRSLGQHSVLSLFVGLACMITIMVLCASYSQIIELFPGGGGGYLVASKLLSPTFGAISGCALLIDYVLTIALSISSGTDALFSILPPHWLSVKVPFAVAITMIMIVVNLRGVKESVTFCMPVFFTFLATYLFTILYTIATHVGSVPLIVNQVGTDLRTAHSQIGSWGIFMLLIRSYSVGAGTYTGIEAVSNGLPLLREPKVATGRRTMVYMAVSLVFVVGGLFLSYLLYNVGLESGKTLNASLVEKMTANWPNGLGQGFVWVTMISSMALLCIAAQTGFLDGPRIMSNMAVDRWFPSRFSILSSRLVTQNGVMIMGISAIVLILATRGRVGFLVVLYSINVFITFTLSQLGMIKHWWNDRKTERKWFYKLSINGVGFCLTLFILVLLSIVKFWDGGWVTLVATGLLVAFAFAVRGHYRGVMLKLTRLRKLAEQFESNSQSKPEPQAVVCDNTAKTAVIFVSGFNGLGVHTLLSINRMFEGSFKNYVFINAGVVDAGNFKGSGEIEKLKEFIDNESKRYVDCMKRLGYYSEFLTDIGTDVVETTSELADKTASKFPNSVFFGGQLVFDHESIVTRLLHNHTVFALQRKLFRQGQTFVVLPIRV; via the coding sequence ATGAACAATAGAAACCTTGTGAAAGATATTTTTGTCGGCAAAGCAAAAGACCTGTATGACAAAAAAGTGTTTCACAACATTTCATTAATCGCATTGCTTGCATGGGTAGGTCTTGGCGCTGATGGTTTGTCTTCATCATGTTATGGTCCTGAAGAATCATTTAGGTCGCTTGGTCAACATTCTGTATTGTCATTGTTTGTAGGCCTTGCCTGTATGATAACAATTATGGTACTTTGCGCAAGTTATTCGCAGATTATCGAACTTTTCCCCGGTGGCGGTGGTGGTTATCTGGTCGCCAGCAAATTACTTTCGCCGACATTTGGCGCAATTTCAGGCTGTGCGCTTCTGATAGATTATGTTTTGACAATCGCTCTTTCCATATCCAGCGGAACGGATGCGTTGTTTTCGATTTTGCCGCCTCATTGGCTTTCAGTGAAAGTTCCGTTCGCGGTTGCAATAACTATGATTATGATAGTTGTCAATTTGCGAGGCGTAAAAGAATCGGTAACTTTTTGTATGCCTGTGTTTTTTACTTTTCTTGCAACATATCTGTTTACCATTTTATATACGATTGCGACTCACGTGGGAAGTGTGCCGTTAATTGTAAATCAAGTCGGTACCGATTTACGTACTGCACATTCGCAAATCGGATCGTGGGGAATATTTATGCTGCTGATACGCTCTTACAGCGTTGGTGCAGGTACATATACAGGTATTGAAGCGGTAAGCAACGGACTGCCTTTGCTGCGGGAGCCAAAAGTTGCTACAGGCCGACGAACAATGGTATATATGGCGGTGTCACTGGTTTTTGTTGTCGGCGGATTATTTTTATCTTACCTGCTGTATAATGTAGGCTTGGAATCAGGAAAAACTTTAAATGCCTCACTTGTCGAAAAGATGACTGCCAATTGGCCTAACGGCCTAGGACAGGGGTTTGTATGGGTAACAATGATTTCATCTATGGCACTGTTGTGTATTGCTGCACAGACGGGCTTTTTGGACGGCCCGAGAATTATGTCGAATATGGCCGTTGACAGATGGTTTCCTTCGCGTTTTTCAATATTAAGTAGTCGGCTTGTTACGCAAAACGGTGTTATGATTATGGGGATTTCCGCGATTGTTTTAATTTTAGCTACTCGCGGAAGAGTGGGGTTCCTTGTTGTGCTTTACAGTATCAATGTTTTCATCACATTTACGTTATCGCAATTGGGTATGATAAAGCACTGGTGGAATGATAGAAAAACTGAACGTAAATGGTTCTACAAATTAAGTATTAATGGTGTTGGTTTTTGTTTAACGCTTTTTATTCTTGTGTTGTTGAGTATTGTAAAATTCTGGGATGGCGGCTGGGTTACACTTGTTGCCACTGGTTTGCTTGTTGCGTTCGCATTTGCCGTTCGCGGCCATTACAGAGGCGTAATGCTTAAACTGACAAGGCTTCGCAAATTAGCCGAACAATTCGAATCTAATTCCCAAAGTAAGCCTGAACCGCAGGCCGTTGTTTGTGATAATACTGCGAAAACCGCGGTTATTTTTGTCAGTGGTTTTAACGGTCTGGGTGTTCATACGCTTCTGTCGATTAATCGTATGTTTGAAGGCTCGTTTAAAAATTATGTATTCATTAACGCAGGCGTTGTCGATGCGGGTAATTTCAAAGGCTCTGGTGAAATCGAAAAATTAAAAGAATTCATCGATAATGAATCGAAACGTTACGTCGATTGTATGAAACGTTTGGGATATTATTCTGAATTTCTTACGGATATCGGCACAGATGTGGTTGAAACAACAAGTGAACTGGCCGATAAAACAGCTTCCAAATTTCCAAACTCGGTATTTTTCGGCGGTCAGCTTGTGTTTGACCACGAATCAATTGTTACACGTTTGCTGCACAACCATACTGTTTTTGCGCTTCAAAGAAAGCTTTTCCGGCAGGGCCAGACTTTTGTAGTGTTGCCTATCAGGGTATAG
- the mtnP gene encoding S-methyl-5'-thioadenosine phosphorylase → MQEIIGLIGGSGLGDVFERQLAKVRKVEVKTPFGRPSDKIIIGDFAGRKLAFLNRHGAGHKLNPSIVPFAANIYALKKLGVKTVIATTAVGSLTAKMKPKDLVIVDQFIDKTFKRKNTFFDGIAAAHCEMAKPCCERLRKVVADVSKSVNTTVHKSGTYVCMEGPQFSTRAESLMHQQWGGHLIGMTAMPEAKLAREAQMCYVLISMVSDYDCWRPQKKNAAPQELLKEIIGNLNDATANTIKLIDAVLRSKRIFCDETCHCRKSLDLAVWTPEKYISKKYAEIFKILKS, encoded by the coding sequence ATGCAGGAAATTATCGGCTTGATAGGCGGCTCTGGACTCGGCGATGTTTTTGAACGGCAGCTTGCGAAAGTTCGCAAAGTTGAAGTTAAAACGCCGTTCGGCAGGCCGAGCGACAAAATTATAATCGGCGATTTTGCCGGCAGAAAACTGGCGTTTCTCAACAGACACGGAGCGGGGCATAAACTTAATCCCTCGATTGTTCCGTTCGCGGCCAATATTTACGCGCTGAAAAAATTGGGCGTTAAAACTGTTATCGCGACTACGGCTGTTGGTTCGCTTACTGCGAAAATGAAACCAAAAGACCTTGTCATTGTTGACCAGTTCATCGACAAGACTTTCAAACGCAAAAATACTTTCTTCGACGGCATCGCTGCTGCTCATTGTGAAATGGCAAAACCATGCTGCGAAAGATTGAGAAAAGTCGTCGCCGATGTTTCAAAAAGCGTAAATACGACGGTTCACAAATCCGGGACGTATGTTTGTATGGAAGGGCCGCAATTTTCCACACGAGCCGAATCGCTGATGCACCAACAATGGGGCGGTCATTTGATTGGTATGACGGCAATGCCCGAAGCGAAACTTGCCCGCGAAGCGCAGATGTGCTATGTGCTGATTTCGATGGTCAGCGATTATGACTGCTGGCGGCCGCAAAAGAAAAACGCCGCTCCGCAGGAACTTTTGAAGGAGATTATCGGCAATTTGAATGACGCGACGGCAAATACAATAAAACTTATCGACGCGGTTTTGCGGTCTAAAAGGATATTCTGCGACGAAACCTGCCATTGCAGAAAGAGTCTGGATTTGGCTGTCTGGACGCCGGAGAAATATATCAGTAAAAAATACGCTGAAATATTTAAGATTTTAAAGAGCTGA
- a CDS encoding TMEM198/TM7SF3 family protein encodes MNLFFVLAEAATKQQSHSSQIIEMDVFWQQIAKLSWLEALIAVSFGAIYLIYGWRIFKILAVVSFGMVGLFAGMHLGAKMGGGASGQMWGGILGLLTLAVLSIPFMHWAVSILGAAAGGIVTGCIWYAIGLPQQYIWAGIIIGVVAGGMISFIVFKISVMLFTSLGGAVLIITGMLALAHLYEKFQNTPKTTDAGFVYSLVNEYNWFVPTMLIFVTFVGVVIQNKLVKGSSDWKL; translated from the coding sequence ATGAATTTATTCTTTGTTCTCGCTGAAGCGGCGACCAAACAACAGTCGCATTCGAGCCAGATAATCGAAATGGATGTTTTTTGGCAGCAGATTGCCAAATTAAGCTGGCTTGAGGCGCTTATCGCTGTTTCTTTTGGTGCAATCTACCTTATATACGGCTGGCGAATTTTTAAGATTCTGGCAGTCGTTAGTTTTGGAATGGTCGGCCTGTTCGCCGGAATGCATCTCGGGGCCAAAATGGGCGGCGGTGCGAGTGGACAGATGTGGGGCGGTATTCTTGGACTGCTTACGCTTGCTGTGCTGTCTATTCCGTTTATGCACTGGGCGGTCAGTATTCTCGGCGCAGCGGCAGGCGGTATTGTTACAGGCTGCATCTGGTATGCGATTGGTTTGCCGCAGCAGTATATCTGGGCGGGAATTATCATCGGCGTTGTCGCGGGAGGTATGATTTCATTTATCGTATTTAAAATTTCTGTAATGCTTTTTACCAGTCTCGGCGGAGCTGTGCTGATAATTACCGGTATGCTTGCACTTGCGCATCTGTACGAAAAGTTTCAGAATACGCCGAAAACAACAGACGCCGGTTTTGTTTACTCGCTGGTCAATGAATATAACTGGTTCGTTCCGACAATGCTGATATTTGTAACGTTTGTCGGCGTGGTTATTCAAAATAAATTGGTCAAAGGCTCGTCGGACTGGAAGTTGTAA
- a CDS encoding YihY/virulence factor BrkB family protein: MLTKWLDFIKTDIWRMRQRDLPRKKSFIIGFIRIIALAFRGFSENKCGFRASALTFYTLLSIVPVISLMFAIAKGFGLQEHLKKQLIEKMQNQQEVITKIISFSDAMLAKTSGGIIAGIGVVFLFWTIISVLSNIENSFNDIWGVVKPRTFGRKFGDYLSMMLVCPFLLIISGSLTVAVGSQIQSLMTKIPMLQNLGLAFWLPLKILPYVTIWILLTFIFVLMPNTKVKFSSAIIAGIVAGTLFQFTQWIYVNFQIGVAKYNAIYGSFAAIPLFLIWLQTSWLIVLFGAEVSFAHQNVETYEYEPDCMSASKAFKTLIAILIAQRVVKRFCNEEKPADAPMFSHELDIPIRLVRQVLYQLTESGVLSEVKNTFKEFAYQPATDVDKMTIKFVIDRLDNRGTANVPVLMTKELEKLTQSLRQFGTIIEKSEANILLKNL; this comes from the coding sequence ATGCTCACAAAATGGCTCGATTTTATTAAAACGGATATTTGGCGAATGCGTCAGAGGGATTTGCCCCGCAAAAAATCTTTCATAATTGGATTCATAAGAATAATTGCGCTGGCGTTTCGCGGCTTCAGTGAAAACAAATGCGGCTTCAGGGCTTCGGCACTGACTTTCTATACCCTGCTTTCGATTGTGCCGGTTATCTCGCTGATGTTTGCGATTGCCAAAGGTTTCGGCCTGCAGGAACATCTCAAAAAGCAGCTGATTGAAAAAATGCAGAACCAACAGGAAGTAATTACAAAGATTATCAGTTTTTCCGATGCGATGCTCGCAAAGACAAGCGGCGGTATTATCGCCGGCATCGGCGTTGTGTTTTTGTTCTGGACGATTATAAGCGTATTGAGCAATATCGAAAATTCCTTCAACGATATTTGGGGAGTTGTAAAGCCGCGAACGTTCGGCAGAAAATTCGGCGATTACCTTTCGATGATGCTTGTCTGTCCTTTCCTTTTAATTATTTCAGGAAGTTTAACTGTTGCCGTCGGCAGTCAGATTCAAAGCCTGATGACAAAAATACCTATGCTGCAAAATCTCGGCCTGGCATTTTGGCTTCCGCTTAAAATTCTGCCTTATGTAACAATATGGATACTTTTAACATTCATATTCGTTTTAATGCCCAATACAAAAGTAAAATTCTCCTCGGCCATTATAGCAGGTATCGTAGCAGGCACACTTTTCCAGTTCACTCAATGGATATACGTCAATTTCCAGATAGGCGTCGCGAAATACAACGCTATCTACGGCAGTTTCGCGGCGATTCCTTTATTTTTGATTTGGCTGCAAACAAGCTGGCTCATTGTTTTGTTCGGCGCAGAGGTTTCGTTCGCGCATCAAAATGTCGAGACTTACGAATACGAACCGGATTGTATGTCGGCAAGCAAGGCGTTTAAAACTCTGATTGCGATTCTTATCGCACAGCGAGTTGTGAAGAGATTTTGCAATGAGGAAAAACCCGCCGATGCCCCGATGTTTTCGCACGAGCTGGATATACCAATTCGGTTAGTAAGACAGGTTCTGTATCAGCTTACGGAATCCGGAGTATTGTCGGAAGTCAAAAACACGTTTAAGGAATTCGCGTATCAGCCCGCGACCGATGTTGACAAGATGACTATAAAGTTCGTAATCGACCGGCTCGACAACCGCGGCACGGCAAACGTCCCTGTGCTAATGACAAAAGAACTGGAAAAATTGACGCAGAGCCTTCGCCAATTCGGAACGATAATTGAAAAGTCGGAAGCGAATATTCTTTTGAAAAATCTATAA
- a CDS encoding FG-GAP repeat protein, with translation MNNAIKLVYAVVIICICTSAVFAGYAWLPKKINASDGVLGDSFGCAVAVSGDWAVVGAYADESSKGAAYVYRRVSGAWTQQQKLTASDGAAGDCFGISVAINGDYIIVGANKANSNKGAAYIFHKNTSSVWGQHKRVKVSDGLSGDLFGQSVTIYGNWAAVGAEGDNGKKGSIYIFTVSDTTSETESSRLVSSTQAASARFGCSVSMYGTRMIVGAYTENSRGAAYFFGQSSGIWQSSSYRVEAYDAATSDNFGCSVAICGDYAVVGASNGNVGSGAGTESGSAYIYRYKFTGWECPAELTPLNGLAGDMFGRSVSINGNSILIGAPGNDNGAAYMYSVGNWTSSQKITAAYSSTDDFFGGSVCTDGTYMMCGDVNDDDFGINSGSAYIFEYTELGTLTLLTPNGGENLSGGSAYDITWNSTGPIESVTLDYSVDNAGTWTTIGTVVDTGSYEWTVADANSSQCRLRVRDAGVSGAADASNNVFRIYPCKLNFDLNSDCIVDFLDFADLASEWLKCGDPKDANCVQ, from the coding sequence ATGAATAACGCAATTAAACTTGTTTATGCTGTTGTAATCATTTGTATTTGTACATCTGCGGTTTTTGCCGGTTATGCCTGGCTGCCTAAAAAAATTAATGCTTCTGACGGCGTACTGGGTGATTCTTTCGGATGTGCTGTCGCTGTCAGCGGTGATTGGGCGGTTGTAGGCGCGTATGCGGATGAGAGTTCAAAAGGCGCTGCTTATGTTTATAGACGTGTTTCAGGCGCGTGGACACAGCAGCAAAAACTTACAGCTTCCGACGGCGCGGCAGGAGATTGCTTCGGAATTTCCGTTGCTATCAACGGCGATTATATAATCGTCGGTGCCAACAAGGCAAACAGCAATAAAGGCGCAGCGTACATATTTCATAAAAACACCAGTTCTGTATGGGGGCAGCATAAAAGAGTCAAAGTATCGGACGGATTAAGCGGAGATTTGTTCGGCCAATCTGTTACGATATACGGTAATTGGGCGGCAGTTGGTGCAGAAGGGGACAACGGCAAGAAAGGTTCTATCTACATTTTTACTGTCAGCGATACAACAAGCGAAACCGAATCCAGCCGTTTAGTCTCATCTACTCAAGCGGCTTCCGCGCGGTTCGGTTGTTCAGTTTCTATGTATGGCACTCGTATGATTGTCGGAGCATATACGGAAAACAGCAGGGGGGCTGCTTATTTCTTTGGGCAAAGCAGCGGCATCTGGCAATCGAGCAGTTACAGGGTTGAAGCTTATGATGCCGCCACAAGCGATAACTTCGGATGCTCCGTTGCTATCTGTGGTGATTATGCGGTTGTCGGCGCATCGAATGGTAATGTCGGCTCCGGCGCCGGCACTGAATCAGGCTCGGCATATATATACAGATACAAATTCACAGGATGGGAATGTCCGGCTGAACTTACACCTTTGAACGGTCTGGCCGGCGATATGTTCGGACGGTCTGTTTCAATAAACGGAAATTCAATTCTCATAGGCGCACCGGGAAATGATAACGGCGCGGCTTATATGTATAGCGTAGGCAACTGGACAAGCTCGCAAAAAATAACGGCTGCGTACAGTTCCACCGACGATTTCTTTGGCGGCAGCGTTTGCACTGATGGAACTTATATGATGTGCGGTGATGTGAATGACGATGATTTCGGAATCAATTCAGGCTCGGCTTATATATTTGAATATACCGAACTTGGCACGCTGACTCTGCTTACGCCAAACGGCGGAGAAAATCTTTCCGGCGGTTCAGCTTATGATATTACCTGGAACAGTACTGGGCCGATAGAATCTGTAACGCTCGATTATTCTGTTGATAATGCTGGTACATGGACGACTATTGGAACAGTAGTTGATACAGGCTCGTATGAGTGGACTGTCGCGGATGCGAATTCATCGCAATGCCGACTGCGCGTAAGAGACGCGGGTGTGTCCGGTGCGGCTGATGCAAGCAATAATGTATTTAGAATTTATCCGTGTAAGCTTAATTTTGACTTGAACAGCGATTGCATTGTTGATTTTCTGGATTTTGCCGATTTGGCTTCTGAATGGCTTAAATGCGGCGACCCGAAAGATGCCAACTGCGTGCAATAA
- a CDS encoding soluble NSF attachment family protein — protein MKHINRLLILVVFSLLPVAGCIQGQATVSLNPDGSGKISLETVIDPCGVGCQDYRSYLLLIKESLLKSEGIDAWSDVEWRALPSGKYYFKGQAFFKSVDEVAIHFGQLKCNLQAMWLEDANNRIVGLKTLKSQAEEKEWQKQNSPLRYNLFASDTAVMLNNLRLDILFNLPAKFKRAEGFEKIDEQTVHFLLNGQRMVYLLDYIRQNGLYQLAERCNYDRVKFINNELLPLYFDKIEHLKIGFTGGENLFDYEKEKTAAKKEIVRVIERLDGEAVKEKIRRQENTEPQQTVSVAEQTADKSIETYFRDAIFQESKNEYQKAVDIYRRIIDSNTSDTNTKYLAQAYYRAGLCYFEMGDNENAIQHFDFVIRNFANQRIPAVRSSNMIRDISNGSAVRKADKKKQMPEIVESLPQLYVQDVNSLSVDSITIQFSEPMDTTNWFYSSFEQGVLPALTGTPVFDESGKNWTLPVKLEPAKVYAIAFNCGDAVKDNGKMTAGFRSVSGEMCKPFVLVFSTMDDANEPISIDAVLIDKSEKINGTE, from the coding sequence ATGAAACATATTAACAGGCTGTTAATTCTGGTAGTTTTTTCTCTGTTGCCCGTTGCAGGATGCATTCAGGGACAGGCGACTGTGTCTCTAAATCCTGACGGCTCGGGAAAGATATCTTTGGAAACTGTTATCGACCCGTGTGGTGTTGGCTGTCAGGATTACCGAAGTTATCTTCTGCTGATAAAAGAATCACTCCTTAAATCCGAAGGCATTGATGCATGGAGCGATGTTGAATGGAGAGCCTTGCCGAGCGGCAAATATTATTTCAAAGGTCAGGCTTTTTTCAAATCAGTTGACGAAGTTGCAATCCATTTCGGCCAACTTAAATGTAATCTTCAGGCAATGTGGCTCGAAGACGCAAACAACAGGATTGTTGGGTTGAAAACTCTGAAATCACAGGCCGAAGAGAAAGAATGGCAAAAGCAAAATTCTCCTTTGCGTTACAACCTTTTCGCGTCAGATACCGCGGTGATGCTCAATAATTTACGGCTGGATATACTTTTCAATTTGCCGGCGAAATTCAAGAGAGCAGAAGGATTTGAAAAAATCGATGAGCAGACAGTGCATTTTCTCTTGAACGGCCAGAGGATGGTATATCTGCTTGACTATATCAGGCAAAACGGATTGTATCAGCTTGCCGAAAGATGCAATTACGATAGGGTTAAATTTATAAATAATGAACTGCTGCCGTTGTATTTTGATAAAATTGAGCATTTGAAAATCGGTTTCACAGGCGGAGAAAATCTTTTCGATTATGAAAAAGAAAAAACGGCTGCCAAAAAGGAAATCGTCAGAGTTATCGAGCGGCTTGACGGCGAAGCGGTAAAAGAAAAAATCCGCAGGCAGGAGAATACCGAGCCGCAGCAAACGGTGTCTGTGGCGGAACAAACTGCTGATAAGAGTATCGAGACTTATTTCCGCGACGCGATTTTCCAGGAATCCAAAAATGAATATCAGAAAGCTGTCGATATATATAGGCGCATAATCGACAGTAATACGTCAGATACTAATACTAAATATCTTGCGCAGGCGTATTATAGAGCGGGCTTATGTTATTTCGAGATGGGTGATAACGAAAACGCAATCCAGCATTTTGATTTTGTGATAAGAAATTTCGCTAATCAGCGAATACCGGCAGTTCGTTCGTCGAATATGATTCGTGATATTAGCAATGGTTCTGCTGTTCGGAAAGCGGATAAAAAAAAGCAGATGCCTGAAATTGTTGAATCGTTGCCGCAGTTGTACGTTCAGGATGTAAATTCTTTGTCTGTTGACAGCATAACGATTCAGTTTAGTGAGCCGATGGATACCACGAACTGGTTTTATTCGTCGTTTGAGCAGGGCGTGCTGCCGGCACTTACTGGGACGCCAGTGTTCGACGAGTCCGGCAAAAACTGGACGCTGCCGGTGAAATTAGAACCTGCCAAAGTTTACGCGATAGCTTTTAACTGCGGCGATGCGGTAAAAGATAATGGAAAAATGACCGCAGGCTTCAGAAGCGTTTCAGGCGAAATGTGTAAGCCGTTCGTTCTGGTGTTCTCTACGATGGATGATGCCAACGAACCGATAAGTATTGATGCTGTGCTTATCGATAAGAGCGAGAAAATCAACGGAACAGAATAA
- a CDS encoding response regulator: MDTTKELYTTGEAADLCNLSQQTIIRCFDSGRLRGFRIPGSKFRKIPRDSLMKFMKENNIPIMNLQTGRRRLLIVDDDAEIVELMTDVLARDGRFEVRTASTGYDAGIMTQKFRPDLILLDYMLPDVNGNIVCKTIKQDPEFANTRIIIISGVINQTEIDDLLKAGAESFVKKPFNITDLIERIATTLQA; the protein is encoded by the coding sequence ATGGATACGACAAAAGAATTGTACACGACGGGCGAAGCTGCGGATCTTTGTAACCTCAGCCAGCAAACTATTATCAGGTGTTTTGATTCTGGAAGACTTCGCGGTTTTCGCATTCCAGGTTCCAAGTTCAGAAAAATTCCGCGCGACAGTCTGATGAAGTTTATGAAGGAAAACAACATTCCTATTATGAATCTTCAGACCGGACGCAGGCGTCTGCTGATAGTTGACGACGATGCGGAAATTGTTGAGCTTATGACAGATGTACTCGCACGCGACGGCAGGTTTGAAGTACGAACTGCTTCGACAGGTTATGACGCCGGTATTATGACGCAGAAGTTCAGGCCTGACTTGATACTGCTTGACTATATGCTGCCGGACGTCAACGGCAATATCGTCTGCAAGACCATCAAGCAGGACCCGGAGTTCGCTAACACAAGAATTATCATTATCAGCGGCGTTATTAATCAGACTGAAATTGACGACCTGCTGAAAGCCGGCGCGGAGTCGTTCGTTAAGAAGCCTTTCAATATTACAGACCTGATTGAAAGAATCGCGACTACTCTCCAGGCTTAA
- a CDS encoding HDOD domain-containing protein encodes MASILPNVSARNAAFALYQLDTPAVHPDSVIRCIKAINEYKPALASVAQTDPAVAIALVNLFRQHNIEFNFENLNFEQCVNEIPTNKILKTFLNIKTFDITGFHSQIPIAKMNGISAVRAYTAKLIAAQTNMNESLAFFAALFADIGLLALAELYPKSLAGMYEDAAGDSLSLLRMEKENLGLTHNVISRQLAQKWLLPQVVADCGWLYCSPAADKLETLPNFEYIMIVRLADIIAKNIDNGGSITIPSAIPISPDDVNEINEKARNFASQLNTAEEKPESQIIKQALMTLLDKPVEQNITDFQNNVWNAVKPVVSTIEAAGIICGLICKKLNVQKACIYLNAGYEAVKTIGDNTEFMTFEAMPTNQQINFADAGTTQIKLDAIGQMFLQTMQDLDVLAIANIVTQVLTSKSAEEYNLSIAQALLENFTPAVRPTQPTPPTTPAPQPMIPPLQPQAKPQSSQTPPTQQTTVQTPQELQERIAEIAAGAAHELNNPLTVISGRAQLLKQQETDPTKRLMLEQITEKTGQAYEIVGQLMSYARPSSPQIRTVSPFIMINNCIEKVNARYLDEPVDITIDSSIENLSDIEVDSEQIVEAISQIMYNSLESYESGNGPVIISGSEHVQGFVEIRIQDQGCGMSEETLQKAAEPFYSDKPAGRQRGMGLALAASLLQNNGGKISFDSQIDKGTTVSVQLPKTGKSE; translated from the coding sequence ATGGCAAGTATTTTACCAAATGTTTCCGCGCGAAACGCGGCGTTTGCACTGTATCAGCTCGACACACCCGCTGTTCATCCAGACAGCGTGATTCGATGTATAAAAGCTATTAACGAATATAAACCCGCTCTGGCTTCTGTCGCCCAAACCGACCCCGCTGTCGCCATCGCCCTTGTGAATCTTTTCAGGCAGCACAATATCGAATTCAATTTTGAAAACCTGAATTTCGAACAGTGCGTCAACGAAATTCCCACGAATAAAATTCTAAAAACATTTCTGAATATAAAGACATTCGACATCACCGGCTTTCATTCGCAGATTCCGATTGCGAAGATGAACGGTATTTCCGCAGTTCGCGCATACACGGCCAAACTGATTGCCGCCCAAACGAATATGAATGAAAGTCTGGCGTTTTTTGCCGCCCTGTTTGCCGACATTGGCTTGCTCGCTCTTGCCGAGCTTTACCCCAAGAGTCTTGCCGGAATGTACGAAGACGCTGCCGGCGATTCTCTTTCGCTGCTTCGGATGGAAAAAGAAAATCTCGGTCTGACGCACAATGTAATTTCTCGTCAGCTCGCTCAAAAATGGCTGCTTCCGCAGGTTGTCGCCGATTGCGGCTGGCTCTATTGCAGTCCCGCAGCCGACAAACTCGAAACACTGCCGAATTTTGAATATATTATGATTGTCCGTCTGGCTGATATTATCGCCAAAAACATCGACAACGGCGGAAGCATCACAATCCCCTCCGCGATTCCAATCAGCCCTGATGATGTGAACGAAATAAATGAAAAGGCCCGGAATTTCGCCTCGCAGTTAAACACCGCCGAGGAAAAACCTGAAAGCCAGATAATCAAACAAGCGTTGATGACGCTGCTCGACAAACCCGTAGAGCAAAACATTACCGATTTTCAAAATAATGTCTGGAACGCAGTCAAGCCCGTGGTTTCGACCATTGAAGCGGCCGGAATCATCTGCGGCCTGATATGCAAAAAGTTGAATGTGCAAAAAGCCTGCATATATCTCAACGCCGGCTACGAAGCGGTAAAAACCATCGGCGACAATACGGAATTTATGACGTTTGAAGCCATGCCGACAAATCAGCAGATAAATTTCGCGGATGCGGGCACAACACAGATAAAATTAGATGCCATTGGTCAGATGTTTCTGCAAACGATGCAGGATTTGGATGTTTTGGCGATTGCAAATATAGTTACGCAAGTATTAACGTCGAAATCGGCGGAAGAATATAATCTTTCGATTGCACAGGCACTGCTGGAAAACTTCACACCGGCAGTTCGACCCACACAACCCACACCGCCAACCACGCCCGCACCGCAGCCGATGATACCGCCTTTGCAGCCGCAGGCAAAACCGCAGTCATCGCAAACACCGCCGACACAACAGACAACTGTTCAAACGCCGCAGGAGCTTCAGGAACGAATTGCTGAAATCGCCGCCGGCGCCGCGCACGAACTGAACAATCCGCTTACGGTAATTTCCGGCAGAGCGCAGCTTCTCAAGCAACAGGAAACTGACCCGACAAAACGATTGATGCTCGAGCAGATAACCGAAAAGACCGGCCAGGCTTATGAAATCGTCGGCCAGCTTATGAGTTATGCCCGCCCGTCAAGCCCGCAGATTAGAACGGTTTCGCCGTTTATAATGATTAATAACTGCATTGAAAAAGTAAACGCTCGTTATCTGGATGAGCCGGTCGATATCACAATCGACAGCAGCATTGAGAATCTTAGCGATATCGAAGTCGATTCCGAACAAATCGTCGAAGCTATCTCGCAGATAATGTACAACTCACTGGAATCGTATGAAAGCGGCAACGGCCCTGTCATAATTTCCGGCAGCGAACATGTCCAAGGCTTTGTAGAAATCCGCATACAAGACCAGGGTTGCGGCATGAGTGAAGAAACATTACAAAAAGCCGCCGAGCCGTTTTACTCCGACAAGCCTGCCGGCCGCCAGCGTGGAATGGGTCTTGCTTTGGCCGCGAGCCTCCTGCAAAACAACGGCGGAAAAATATCATTCGATAGCCAAATCGACAAAGGCACAACAGTATCTGTCCAACTGCCCAAAACCGGTAAGTCCGAATAA